Proteins from a single region of Budorcas taxicolor isolate Tak-1 chromosome 7, Takin1.1, whole genome shotgun sequence:
- the LOC128051182 gene encoding 60S ribosomal protein L34 produces MVQRLTYRRRLSYNTASNKTRLSRTPGNRIVYLYTKKVGKAPKSACGVCPGRLRGVRAVRPKVLMRLSKTKKHVSRAYGGSMCAKCVRDRIKRAFLIEEQKIVVKVLKAQAQSQKAK; encoded by the coding sequence ATGGTGCAGCGTCTGACATACCGTCGTAGGCTATCCTACAATACAGCCTCTAACAAAACCAGGCTGTCCCGAACCCCTGGTAATAGAATTGTTTACCTTTACACCAAGAAGGTTGGGAAAGCACCAAAATCTGCATGTGGTGTGTGCCCAGGCCGACTTAGAGGGGTTCGCGCTGTGAGACCAAAAGTTCTCATGAGGTTgtctaaaacaaagaaacatgtCAGCCGAGCATATGGTGGTTCCATGTGTGCTAAATGTGTCCGCGACAGGATCAAGCGCGCTTTCCTTATTGAAGAGCAGAAGATCGTTGTGAAAGTATTGAAAGCACAAGCACAGAGTCAGAAagctaaataa